In Kordia antarctica, the following proteins share a genomic window:
- a CDS encoding penicillin-binding transpeptidase domain-containing protein, giving the protein MKNKVSCLVLLCVICLLTNCKQTKTVNKVSTTKKNDSVSRIINNHDFKLIIEDAKLDGSILIFDPKKSTFYSNDFQWARTSRPPASTFKIVNSIIGLETGLIKGEDFIFKWNGKYRVNPAWRKDLTFREAFQLSCVPCYQELAKEIGAERMKYYVSKIQYGNMKIDSTNIDTFWFEKGSYINQFQQIAFLERLYNSKLPISQENEMIVKKLILIEKGDDYVLYGKTGRTIVDKMHNGWFVGYMEKNNQLYYFATNINPSKEVYSGNFYSTIKKITIQALEKNHSY; this is encoded by the coding sequence ATGAAAAATAAAGTCAGTTGCTTAGTATTATTATGTGTCATTTGTTTGCTTACAAATTGTAAACAAACGAAGACTGTAAATAAGGTTTCTACAACCAAGAAGAATGACTCCGTTTCACGGATTATAAACAATCATGATTTTAAATTAATTATAGAAGATGCTAAACTAGACGGATCTATATTAATCTTTGATCCTAAAAAGAGCACATTCTATTCAAATGACTTCCAATGGGCAAGGACAAGTAGACCGCCAGCATCAACTTTTAAAATTGTTAATTCAATTATTGGATTAGAAACAGGATTGATAAAAGGTGAAGATTTTATTTTTAAATGGAATGGAAAGTATAGAGTAAATCCAGCGTGGAGAAAAGATCTAACATTTAGAGAAGCATTTCAACTCTCATGTGTTCCTTGCTACCAAGAACTGGCAAAAGAAATAGGAGCAGAGAGAATGAAATATTATGTGTCCAAGATTCAGTATGGAAACATGAAAATTGATTCGACAAATATTGATACCTTCTGGTTTGAAAAAGGATCTTACATAAACCAATTTCAACAAATAGCTTTTTTAGAGCGTTTATACAATTCAAAATTACCAATCTCTCAGGAAAACGAAATGATTGTAAAGAAGTTGATTTTAATAGAGAAAGGCGATGATTATGTACTATATGGAAAAACTGGCAGAACAATCGTAGATAAAATGCATAACGGATGGTTTGTTGGATACATGGAAAAAAACAATCAACTGTATTATTTCGCAACAAATATTAATCCTAGTAAAGAAGTATACTCAGGCAATTTCTATTCGACAATTAAAAAAATTACGATACAAGCATTAGAAAAAAATCATTCTTACTAA